The Methanosphaera sp. BMS genome contains a region encoding:
- a CDS encoding protein translocase subunit SecF (forms a complex with SecD and YajC; SecDFyajC stimulates the proton motive force-driven protein translocation; seems to modulate the cycling of SecA by stabilizing its membrane-inserted state and appears to be required for the release of mature proteins from the extracytoplasmic side of the membrane; in some organisms, such as Bacillus subtilis, SecD is fused to SecF), producing the protein MIISLLYIGVFGLNQGVELKGGTLATVELKHPMTESEITNLVKDKLKVNDVQTSLSGNTATITVSGDLDAAQFSEMFANDFNVLSFKSVGALLSDAAMGQIAYALIFAFLFMSATVFFVFRDFIPSIAIILSALCNISVAVGGMSLFGIPISIASVGALLMLIGYGVDTDILLTTRLLKRREGTVDDRAEGACKTGIVLSITALASMLVLFIVVKIFIPSAQVLADISAVLVMGLLSDLMSTWLMNLGILKWHIERGGHN; encoded by the coding sequence ATGATAATATCCCTTCTATACATTGGTGTATTCGGATTGAATCAAGGTGTAGAATTGAAAGGGGGTACATTGGCTACAGTGGAATTAAAACATCCAATGACTGAATCAGAGATAACAAATTTAGTTAAAGACAAACTAAAAGTAAATGACGTTCAAACCTCATTAAGCGGTAACACTGCAACCATCACCGTATCGGGTGACTTGGATGCTGCACAGTTTAGTGAGATGTTTGCAAATGACTTTAATGTACTTAGTTTTAAGAGTGTTGGAGCCTTACTAAGTGATGCTGCAATGGGACAAATTGCATATGCATTGATATTTGCATTCTTATTCATGTCCGCTACGGTATTCTTTGTATTTAGAGACTTCATACCTTCCATAGCTATCATATTATCAGCATTGTGTAACATATCCGTTGCCGTTGGTGGTATGTCACTGTTCGGCATACCTATCTCAATTGCAAGTGTAGGTGCATTACTCATGCTTATAGGGTATGGTGTGGATACGGATATTCTTCTTACCACACGTTTACTTAAACGTAGGGAAGGAACTGTAGATGACAGGGCAGAAGGTGCATGTAAAACAGGTATCGTATTAAGTATCACGGCTTTAGCATCAATGTTAGTATTATTTATAGTTGTTAAAATATTCATCCCATCTGCACAGGTATTGGCTGACATATCAGCGGTGCTTGTAATGGGACTTTTATCAGATTTAATGTCAACATGGCTTATGAATCTAGGAATTCTAAAATGGCATATTGAAAGAGGTGGTCACAATTAA